The following coding sequences lie in one Streptomyces xiamenensis genomic window:
- a CDS encoding ABC transporter ATP-binding protein has translation MSLLELDDVKVHFPVKRGILFDRTVGHVYAVDGVSLSVTAGQTYGLVGESGCGKTTLGRAVLRLNDITSGSVVFDGTDLAQLPEEEMRRARRRLQMVFQDPLGSLNPRQNIESILAEGMAAHGIGADRNERRERIKEILTRVGLPHSALSRYPHEFSGGQRQRIGIARALVLEPDVIICDEPVSALDVSIQAQVINLLEELQESLGLTYLVIAHDLAVVRHISDVIGVMYLGALVEEAPSDALYAEPRHPYTRALMSAVPVPDPEVEDRRERILLRGDLPSPANPPAGCRFHTRCPWRQPTRCDTERPELTDTGDGHRVACHYAAQIADGSLRPTSELAPPVLVDVEAGPPAGDGEEDEPAATVPS, from the coding sequence GTGAGCCTGCTCGAACTCGACGACGTGAAGGTCCACTTCCCCGTCAAACGCGGCATCCTCTTCGACCGCACCGTGGGCCATGTGTACGCGGTGGACGGCGTCTCGCTGTCCGTGACCGCCGGTCAGACCTACGGTCTGGTGGGGGAGTCGGGCTGCGGCAAGACCACCCTGGGCCGGGCGGTGCTGCGGCTCAACGACATCACCTCGGGTTCCGTCGTCTTCGACGGCACGGACCTGGCCCAGCTGCCCGAGGAGGAGATGCGGCGCGCCAGGCGCCGGCTCCAGATGGTCTTCCAGGACCCGCTGGGCTCGCTCAACCCCCGGCAGAACATCGAGTCGATCCTCGCCGAGGGCATGGCGGCGCACGGCATCGGCGCCGACCGGAACGAGCGGCGCGAGCGGATCAAGGAGATCCTCACCAGGGTCGGGCTGCCGCACTCCGCGCTCTCCCGCTACCCGCACGAGTTCTCCGGCGGGCAGCGGCAGCGCATCGGCATCGCCAGGGCCCTGGTCCTGGAACCCGATGTGATCATCTGCGACGAGCCGGTCTCGGCGCTGGACGTCTCCATCCAGGCGCAGGTCATCAACCTGCTGGAGGAACTCCAGGAGTCGCTGGGCCTGACCTATCTGGTCATCGCCCACGACCTGGCCGTGGTGCGGCACATCTCCGACGTCATCGGCGTGATGTACCTGGGCGCGCTGGTGGAGGAGGCGCCCTCCGACGCGCTGTACGCCGAGCCGCGCCACCCGTACACCCGCGCGCTGATGTCGGCGGTACCGGTGCCCGACCCGGAGGTGGAGGACCGCCGCGAACGCATCCTGCTCCGCGGCGACCTGCCCTCCCCGGCCAACCCGCCCGCCGGCTGCCGTTTCCACACGCGCTGCCCGTGGCGGCAGCCGACTCGCTGCGACACCGAGCGGCCCGAGCTGACCGACACCGGCGACGGCCACCGGGTGGCCTGCCACTACGCGGCGCAGATCGCGGACGGCTCGCTGCGGCCGACCTCGGAGCTGGCGCCGCCGGTCCTCGTCGACGTCGAGGCGGGACCGCCCGCCGGTGACGGCGAGGAGGACGAACCGGCCGCGACCGTACCGTCCTGA